The following coding sequences are from one Vicugna pacos chromosome 11, VicPac4, whole genome shotgun sequence window:
- the SPMIP5 gene encoding sperm-associated microtubule inner protein 5 isoform X2 codes for MKKGPGGEGALSRPLRAESKIMKSSKTFMRQLPVTPGYSGFVPYLSCQGTSGEDDMSPCLKIFRENTQRYKDQLEEFHCSVATARKLKPVCSEETVLRALHQYHRQYHPLSLECKYIKKPLQEPPIPGWAGYLPRARVTELGCATRYTVMARNCYRDFLNLVEQAKRAHLKPYEEIYGVKSTPPPPLPSTPVLQHEGLVPKHPDFSLLGASCPTLARALMEDPRPPVTCDCTQKPSMSCHGKIYLEPLSSAKYSEG; via the exons ATGAAGAAAGGCCCTGGGGGTGAGGGTGCACTATCTCGCCCCCTCCGAG CAGAGAGCAAAATCATGAAGTCTTCCAAGACCTTCATGAGACAGCTGCCGGTCACACCAGGCTACAGTG GCTTCGTGCCCTATCTTAGCTGCCAGGGGACCTCCGGTGAGGATGACATGTCGCCCTGTCTGAAAATCTTCCGGGAGAACACACAGCGATATAAAGACCAGCTGGAGGAATTTCACTGCTCGGTGGCCACTGCCCGGAAACTGAAGCCCGTCTGCTCGGAGGAGACGGTCCTGCGCGCGCTGCACCAGTACCACCGGCAGTACCACCCCTTGAGTCTGG AATgcaaatacataaagaaaccgCTGCAGGAGCCCCCGATCCCTGGCTGGGCGGGCTATCTGCCGCGAGCCAGGGTCACTGAATTAGGCTGTGCCACCCGGTACACCGTCATGGCCAGAAACTGCTACAGGGACTTCCTGAACCTCGTGGAGCAGGCCAAGAGAGCACACCTGAAACCGTATGAAGA AATATATGGAGTCAAGTccacaccacctcctcctcttccttctaccCCAGTTTTGCAGCATGAAGGGCTGGTGCCCAAACATCCAGATTTCTCTCTTCTAG GTGCCAGCTGTCCTACCCTTGCAAGAGCCCTGATGGAGGACCCCAGACCTCCAGTGACATGTGACTGTACCCAGAAGCCAAGTATGTCTTGCCATGGGAAGATTTATCTAGAGCCACTGTCCTCAGCAAAGTACTCAGAAGGGTAG
- the SPMIP5 gene encoding sperm-associated microtubule inner protein 5 isoform X1, which yields MKSSKTFMRQLPVTPGYSGFVPYLSCQGTSGEDDMSPCLKIFRENTQRYKDQLEEFHCSVATARKLKPVCSEETVLRALHQYHRQYHPLSLECKYIKKPLQEPPIPGWAGYLPRARVTELGCATRYTVMARNCYRDFLNLVEQAKRAHLKPYEEIYGVKSTPPPPLPSTPVLQHEGLVPKHPDFSLLGKGALSFLPTVFKEEMECLQ from the exons ATGAAGTCTTCCAAGACCTTCATGAGACAGCTGCCGGTCACACCAGGCTACAGTG GCTTCGTGCCCTATCTTAGCTGCCAGGGGACCTCCGGTGAGGATGACATGTCGCCCTGTCTGAAAATCTTCCGGGAGAACACACAGCGATATAAAGACCAGCTGGAGGAATTTCACTGCTCGGTGGCCACTGCCCGGAAACTGAAGCCCGTCTGCTCGGAGGAGACGGTCCTGCGCGCGCTGCACCAGTACCACCGGCAGTACCACCCCTTGAGTCTGG AATgcaaatacataaagaaaccgCTGCAGGAGCCCCCGATCCCTGGCTGGGCGGGCTATCTGCCGCGAGCCAGGGTCACTGAATTAGGCTGTGCCACCCGGTACACCGTCATGGCCAGAAACTGCTACAGGGACTTCCTGAACCTCGTGGAGCAGGCCAAGAGAGCACACCTGAAACCGTATGAAGA AATATATGGAGTCAAGTccacaccacctcctcctcttccttctaccCCAGTTTTGCAGCATGAAGGGCTGGTGCCCAAACATCCAGATTTCTCTCTTCTAGGTAAAGgagccctttctttccttcctactgTTTTTAAAGAGGAGATGGAATGTTTGCAGTAG